The Bdellovibrio sp. ZAP7 DNA segment ATGGGAGTCCACGTCGCCTTCGGGGTGCGCTTTCAAAACTTTTTCTTTCGCTTCACCGGCAATCGTCATCCATTGTTGCACGAATCCACCCTCACGAATGGCATCTGGCTGGAACAAGGAGCGAATACCACCGCACTGACGATGTCCTAAGATCACGACATTTTCGACTTGTAGATTAACAACCGCGAATTCAATCGCTGCGGAAACCCCGTGGAAACCAATATTAGATTCAAATGGAGGAACCAAGTTCGCAACGTTGCGAACGACAAAGATTTCACCGGGTGAAGAAGAAAATAAAATCGCCGGATCAACGCGTGAATCACTGCACGCGATCATCAAAGTTTTTGGACTTTGCCCCGTGGCCAAGTTGTCATAGACAGAGTGCTGTTCCTTAAAGAAACGCTCTCTAAAGCGACGAAAGCCAACCATCATTTTTAGAATTTCTTTTTTTGTAAGAAGCGATTCCTGAGTCATGCTTCATTTACTAATCCTTCACTAGGAATTGTACAATTTGGCGTTTATGCATAACTCGCTGAGTCATCACATTTGTGAGCACTCTTCAGTGACTTTTTCCTCCCACGAAACCGCCGAAAACCCTTTCCTAACAATCATTTCATGATTCGTTGTTGGACTTTTCTTTCCGGCAGTTCATAGAATTTTTTTGGACAGCCTAAATACATTTTTACAAAAGAGTGTTCTATGAACCTGAATAAATTCGCTTTCAGCAGCCTCATCTTGTCGCTTTTGCTTACAAGCTGCAGTCCGGATCAACAACATCCGAGTGATTTCGATCATGAAACCAATACGATTCTTTGGGAGAATGTGGGAAGCGAATTCAATCCGCAATCATCACAAAATGATGTGGACATCA contains these protein-coding regions:
- a CDS encoding carbonic anhydrase, which translates into the protein MTQESLLTKKEILKMMVGFRRFRERFFKEQHSVYDNLATGQSPKTLMIACSDSRVDPAILFSSSPGEIFVVRNVANLVPPFESNIGFHGVSAAIEFAVVNLQVENVVILGHRQCGGIRSLFQPDAIREGGFVQQWMTIAGEAKEKVLKAHPEGDVDSHCRECEKTSIVTSLDNLRTFPFIDFAVKNRGLQLIGVYFDLEDGKLSFYDEVTDAFRELEISKVQV